The Eremothecium cymbalariae DBVPG#7215 chromosome 7, complete sequence genome contains the following window.
TAAGAAAAACAGCATAGGGTCGTTATCATGCAAGGTCTGTGGACAACAGTTTCAAACTAGAATTAATGCATTATCACAGTCGGTGGATGTGTACAGTGACTGGTTCGATGCAGTTGAGGAAGTGAACGAAGGGAGGGCCAGCAGCAGCGAAGGGGAAAATAGCGATTCTGATTATGAGAGTGATAgtggtgatgatggtgaCAAAGCGACTGCAATCAATGGGAGTTCGTCGGCTGGGACTAAGTGGTCAGCTGGTGCTGAAGAGGGAGTACATGACTCTGATGAGGAGGAGTATTCCGATGATGACAGAATAGGAAACAGGCGTGGTAGAAGCGCGCTGGTAGAAAGTGATGACGAATAGATTATAGATAATATACCGTCCACCTATTTAAGGTAACAAAGTAAGAAGGCTTGATGTGTGCACACCAAACGCAGAGAGAATATAGTGTAGGTTTTTATAGAAATAAATTATTCTATTTTTTATGTTGTCGTGTATGTAGAAGAGGCCTGGCTATATGAGGTCAAGAGTGATGGGATCTAAGGGATAAATATAGTAATGATGTAACCGTACTGTACCCGAACTCAGCAATTTAAAGGGTAAGGGCAAGGGCAACGAGGGTTAATAACACATTAATGATCCGCGTTGAACCTCATGCTTTCTTTAAGCGCCCTTCTCCCCCTCACATATCGCCGCTGCCggtattcaaaaaaaatctttctGTTTTTCACTTTGTTCATTTCAATTGAGGTACATGCATTTAGTTccaataatattcaataaaatAGCCGTTATAAATATAGATGGGGTTTAGTTACTAATACGAGCTGTGGATTCATGGCGGATCCAACAGTCTTAGAAGGattaataacaaaaaaaatccgTGTCCGTATGTGCGtgcatttttttaattaaaaacacACACCAGACACTTTTATCCTAAAATGGTTCAAGCTGTCTCTTGGAATAACTCTTCTTTCAATGGAATACCCAGCTGTTTCCTTACATCGCCCAATTCCTCCAAATAAGCCTTGTATTGGTCCTCATTCTCCACCTTGTACTTCAAAGCCTCAAAAACTCTAATCGCCGTTGGTAGATCATTGACTCTTCTAGCAGCCTTCAAAGCCTTTTCAATAACAACAGGAGCGGGTACCAAATCATAAGAAAAACAGTTGTTCAGAACTCTttgaacttcaaataaatcGTAtgcttcatcaaattctttCTCATATCTTGCAGTAAACTCCTCAAATGTCTCCTCATCATGATGATCAGAATATTTACGAATTGATTGAATTTGAGAAATTAACCTTGGAACAACATATTGACTACTACGACTAGCACCCAAAGCACTTCTCTGCAAAAGGGCCCTGTTCAAAGGAACAGTTTTGAAAACGGTTCTGGACAACATCTCTCAAACTTTCAGAAGCAAAGCGTACTGTAACACACTGTAAcgattaaaaaaataaactgCTGATGGTATTAATAACCAGGGAAAATGACAAGGCTTACCTTCCAAAACaatttatttaatatgGTGCTTTTGTATAAAAAGATGGAAAGAGGGAAAACTTATAATATGACCATTAGTATGGAGATTTTTTTCGTCTGACGAGAATGGAATATGCAATATGATTGGTTCGTTTCAAGTGATAGTTGTACTCGATTATCTAATC
Protein-coding sequences here:
- the COX6 gene encoding cytochrome c oxidase subunit VI (similar to Ashbya gossypii ACL110W), giving the protein MLSRTVFKTVPLNRALLQRSALGASRSSQYVVPRLISQIQSIRKYSDHHDEETFEEFTARYEKEFDEAYDLFEVQRVLNNCFSYDLVPAPVVIEKALKAARRVNDLPTAIRVFEALKYKVENEDQYKAYLEELGDVRKQLGIPLKEELFQETA
- the ELF1 gene encoding Elf1p (similar to Ashbya gossypii AER237W), which translates into the protein MGKRKKSARQPVKKVTSKLDSAFNCLFCNHEKSITCTLDKKNSIGSLSCKVCGQQFQTRINALSQSVDVYSDWFDAVEEVNEGRASSSEGENSDSDYESDSGDDGDKATAINGSSSAGTKWSAGAEEGVHDSDEEEYSDDDRIGNRRGRSALVESDDE